Within Chelatococcus sp. HY11, the genomic segment TGGTTATGACCGTGCAGGATCATTTCCGCGCCGGCCTTGGCAATGATGGCCTGAAAGGCGTCCGAATCAGTCAGCTGCCGGCCGGCCTTGGCGCCTTCGTAATAGGGCGGATGGTGGAGCATCACGATGCGGCACAGGCCCTGCTGGCCGAGCTCGGACAGGATCTCGCCCATGGCCGCGAGCTGCTTTTCTCCCAATGTGCCGCTGGCCACGAAGGGCAGGGTTGGCACCGCCGACGACAGGCCGACCAGCGCCACGCCGCCCCTGCGTCGCACATAGGGAAAGGACGGCATGGCGCCTTCCTTGGCGCCATCGGAGAGCATCCAGGGGGCGATCGTGCGAATCAGCGCCTTCAGCGCGCCGCGCACATAGGCATCGTGGTTGCCCGGCACGAAGCTCACATAATCGGGGGCGCCGAGCCGCTCCAGAAAGGCCCGCGCGACGGGAAATTCGGCGGCCAGCCCGATATTGGTGATATCGCCGGTCAGCGCGATATGATCAGCCTTCTGGGCCTCGAGATCGGCAATGATCCTGTCGAGCAGCGGCATGTCGTGGATGGCCGCGCGCCCGCGCCGCCAGTTGACATAGCCGGTGAAGCGCTTGCCCATCAGCTCCCGGAGCTTGGGAGAGGGCAGAGGACCGATGTGCGGATCAGAAATGTGGGCCAGGAGCATGCGCGGTGAAGATC encodes:
- a CDS encoding metallophosphoesterase; its protein translation is SSPRMLLAHISDPHIGPLPSPKLRELMGKRFTGYVNWRRGRAAIHDMPLLDRIIADLEAQKADHIALTGDITNIGLAAEFPVARAFLERLGAPDYVSFVPGNHDAYVRGALKALIRTIAPWMLSDGAKEGAMPSFPYVRRRGGVALVGLSSAVPTLPFVASGTLGEKQLAAMGEILSELGQQGLCRIVMLHHPPYYEGAKAGRQLTDSDAFQAIIAKAGAEMILHGHNHRTSLVRIRGPLKPVPVLGAPSCSAVRGLFTHRAGYHLIDITEDGQNSRFTIRTRGVDAPRVRARALDVETATIAQIGEMVVD